A stretch of the Nakaseomyces glabratus chromosome L, complete sequence genome encodes the following:
- the NSE4 gene encoding Smc5-Smc6 complex subunit NSE4 (CAGL0L07414g~Ortholog(s) have SUMO transferase activity, role in DNA repair and Smc5-Smc6 complex, nucleus localization) encodes MESEHEVQQLYRDIQNEITVLKTRLSKGGDVAVAQDVYKRAEALFPKVSSLKNNRLFAQDARVVADLSELTQICIRNLDFDDEFSLVSLDDVVQYSKAYMLRDYLQLSGVEVKTEKTFDLSADSDGTGGGTVEGGNDAGGETSDAAPQRPEHISEMLQINKKRKVLRQYDQYTHFTQFNWYRMGTLFNKVSKLPPTTDHLLGPFGFERKKRVLKERAARDGLAEKSTAENLSKETLTSGQEITTPEQVQRCFKILKRKNGMNSINLFQFVLDPNSYSKSVENLFYTSFLLKENKLQMTEGNDGMPEIAIYKHSKDRTNDNNDGQRGRGDHQNHIIFQLDMPTWQKLVAKLGIKEPFLDY; translated from the coding sequence ATGGAGAGCGAGCATGAGGTGCAGCAGCTGTACCGGGACATACAGAATGAGATTACGGTGCTGAAGACGCGGCTGAGCAAAGGCGGGGACGTGGCTGTGGCACAGGATGTGTATAAGCGGGCGGAGGCGCTGTTTCCCAAGGTGTCCAGTCTTAAGAACAACCGACTGTTTGCGCAGGACGCCAGGGTGGTTGCTGACTTGTCTGAGCTCACGCAGATATGCATACGGAACCTGGACTTTGACGATGAGTTCAGCCTGGTGAGCCTTGACGACGTGGTGCAGTACTCGAAGGCATATATGCTAAGGGACTACTTGCAATTGAGCGGAGTGGAGGTGAAGACCGAGAAGACATTTGACCTCAGTGCCGACTCTGATGGGACAGGCGGTGGGACAGTGGAAGGCGGCAACGACGCCGGCGGTGAAACATCAGATGCGGCACCACAGAGGCCTGAACACATCTCTGAGATGTTGCAGATTAACAAGAAGAGGAAAGTACTTCGACAGTATGACCAATATACACATTTCACGCAGTTCAACTGGTATAGGATGGGCACTCTGTTTAATAAAGTGAGTAAACTGCCTCCAACCACAGATCACTTGCTGGGTCCATTTGGTTTcgagagaaagaaaagagtaTTGAAGGAGAGAGCTGCTAGAGATGGGCTCGCCGAAAAATCGACCGCTGAGAACTTGAGTAAGGAGACACTAACCTCAGGGCAAGAGATAACTACCCCAGAACAAGTCCAGCGATGTTTTAAGATTCTAAAGAGAAAGAACGGCATGAACAGTATCAATCTATTCCAGTTTGTGCTGGACCCGAATTCTTATTCGAAGTCTGTGGAAAACCTGTTTTACACTAGCTTCTTACTCAAGGAAAACAAATTACAAATGACAGAGGGAAATGATGGAATGCCCGAGATAGCGATATACAAGCACTCTAAAGATCGCACTAACGATAACAACGATGGTCAGCGTGGAAGAGGTGACCACCAGAACCATATCATATTCCAGCTAGATATGCCTACATGGCAGAAACTTGTTGCCAAGCTTGGTATCAAAGAACCATTTCTGGATTAttga